The Gemmata palustris genome includes a region encoding these proteins:
- a CDS encoding thiamine pyrophosphate-dependent enzyme, which translates to MMTHRAALEVLARARTEQIVVTTMGSVAIWPQVSDSPLDFHYLPSSMGQAVPLGLGLCFAQPGRGVIVLTGDGGLLMNLGCLVTAAQFPVPLYIVLIDNGLYEVTGGQAVANARRTDFAALARGAGISRVYTCDTREEWSAVASEAVTGSGPVFVCLKVQGEIGKPTPSAPRPMADQIARLRAALGV; encoded by the coding sequence ATGATGACCCACCGCGCCGCACTCGAAGTACTGGCCCGCGCCCGCACCGAACAGATCGTCGTCACGACGATGGGCTCGGTCGCGATCTGGCCGCAGGTGTCCGATTCGCCGCTCGATTTCCACTACTTGCCGTCGAGTATGGGGCAGGCCGTCCCGCTCGGCCTCGGGCTGTGCTTCGCGCAGCCGGGGCGCGGGGTGATCGTGCTCACTGGCGACGGCGGGTTGCTCATGAACCTCGGGTGCCTCGTGACGGCGGCCCAGTTCCCGGTACCGCTTTACATCGTGCTCATTGATAACGGGCTTTACGAAGTGACCGGCGGGCAGGCGGTGGCGAACGCGCGCCGCACGGACTTCGCCGCACTCGCTCGCGGTGCCGGGATTTCGCGCGTTTATACGTGCGATACCCGCGAGGAATGGTCCGCGGTCGCGTCGGAGGCGGTGACGGGAAGCGGGCCGGTGTTCGTGTGCTTGAAGGTGCAAGGAGAGATCGGGAAGCCGACGCCCTCCGCCCCGCGCCCGATGGCCGACCAGATCGCGCGGCTACGTGCCGCACTGGGAGTTTAG
- a CDS encoding thiamine pyrophosphate-binding protein, protein MLGPNEVVSALEAAGFTHLVWIPDSHLGTWEPALRGSRLAPVRVCREGEAVALAAGLMLGGARPLVAIQCTGFFEAGDAVRNVAHDLKLPLKLIIGVRSERVARAGKTADNCPHFATKLVEAWELPHTRFDPAEASALELTGALKALADQPTPAAILWAE, encoded by the coding sequence ATGCTCGGCCCCAATGAAGTCGTATCGGCCCTCGAAGCGGCGGGCTTTACCCACCTCGTGTGGATTCCCGATAGTCACCTCGGAACGTGGGAACCCGCCCTGCGTGGGTCGCGCCTGGCGCCGGTCCGCGTGTGCCGCGAGGGGGAGGCGGTGGCACTCGCGGCGGGGCTGATGCTCGGCGGGGCGCGCCCGCTGGTCGCGATCCAGTGTACCGGTTTCTTCGAGGCGGGCGACGCGGTGCGCAACGTCGCTCACGACCTGAAACTGCCGCTCAAACTTATTATCGGTGTGCGGAGCGAACGAGTTGCCCGTGCCGGCAAGACCGCGGACAACTGCCCGCACTTCGCCACGAAGTTGGTCGAAGCGTGGGAGCTCCCCCACACGCGATTCGACCCGGCGGAAGCGAGCGCACTGGAGCTGACCGGCGCGCTGAAAGCGCTCGCGGACCAGCCGACCCCGGCCGCGATCCTCTGGGCGGAGTGA
- a CDS encoding alpha/beta hydrolase, with protein sequence MVEFVVRVPDDTPPWRQVFLAGDGPLGDWSATGVPLDRWGDGTHRARLELPAGYVGHFLATLGRWREAESDGHGHERLPRELHADGPSRIDVDVRGWDQTSVEYHHGFPSRFLPHARTISVWLPPGYGVQPDRRYPVFYLHDGQNLFDAHTAFAGVPWRADEVAEREIRAGTVPPVILVGVANTPDRLHEYGPQRCGRKRERDQSREYGRFLVEEVKPFIDALYRTRTEPEHTGVGGSSMGGLISLHLCKWYPAVFGKCAALSPSLWWDREYFLRNVTVAPGWLERCRVWVDVGEHESSSRVGSAATMRRTRRLARLLARHGPRGDERYRYTEVPGGAHNEGSWGARFDQVLRFLFTAV encoded by the coding sequence ATGGTCGAGTTCGTGGTTCGGGTGCCGGACGACACCCCGCCGTGGCGCCAGGTGTTCCTGGCCGGGGACGGGCCGCTCGGGGACTGGTCCGCGACCGGTGTGCCGCTCGACCGGTGGGGCGACGGCACGCACCGCGCGCGGCTCGAGCTCCCGGCGGGGTACGTGGGGCACTTCCTCGCGACCCTCGGGCGGTGGCGCGAGGCCGAGAGCGATGGCCACGGGCACGAGCGCCTCCCGCGCGAACTGCACGCCGACGGCCCGTCGCGGATCGACGTGGACGTGCGCGGGTGGGACCAAACGAGCGTCGAGTACCACCACGGGTTCCCGTCGCGGTTCCTCCCCCACGCGCGCACGATCAGCGTGTGGCTCCCGCCCGGGTACGGTGTCCAACCCGACCGGCGCTACCCGGTCTTCTACCTGCACGACGGGCAGAATCTCTTTGACGCGCACACCGCGTTCGCGGGCGTGCCCTGGCGCGCGGACGAGGTGGCCGAGCGCGAGATCCGCGCCGGAACGGTCCCGCCGGTCATTCTGGTCGGCGTCGCGAACACCCCCGACCGGTTGCACGAGTACGGCCCGCAACGGTGCGGGCGCAAGCGCGAGCGCGACCAGTCGCGCGAGTACGGCCGCTTCCTGGTGGAAGAAGTGAAGCCGTTCATTGATGCCTTGTACCGCACGCGGACCGAACCGGAGCACACCGGCGTCGGCGGGTCGTCGATGGGCGGCCTGATCTCGCTGCACCTGTGCAAGTGGTACCCCGCCGTGTTCGGGAAGTGCGCGGCGCTGTCGCCCTCGCTCTGGTGGGACCGCGAATATTTCTTGCGGAACGTGACGGTGGCGCCGGGCTGGTTGGAGCGGTGCCGCGTCTGGGTCGATGTGGGGGAACACGAGAGTTCGTCGCGCGTCGGGAGCGCGGCGACGATGCGCCGGACGCGCCGGCTGGCGCGGCTCCTCGCGCGACACGGCCCGCGCGGTGACGAACGGTACCGCTACACCGAAGTACCGGGCGGCGCGCACAACGAGGGGTCGTGGGGCGCGCGCTTCGACCAGGTGCTGCGGTTCCTGTTCACCGCGGTGTGA
- a CDS encoding response regulator, producing MPIDDITPPPARPLVLVVDDEPSIRLVARLMLERAGFVVDEAGDAAEAMGRALRAERRYSAVLLDVSLPDRSGIDVMSDLRLASRCAPIILTSGRAEEDLPEHGAEGYLAKPFSRDQLLSAVRAATALTPR from the coding sequence ATGCCCATAGATGATATCACCCCGCCGCCCGCCCGCCCGCTGGTGCTGGTGGTGGACGACGAACCGAGCATCCGCTTGGTCGCCCGCTTGATGCTCGAGCGCGCGGGGTTCGTGGTGGACGAGGCCGGGGACGCGGCCGAGGCAATGGGCCGCGCGCTCCGGGCCGAGCGCCGGTACTCTGCCGTCCTGCTCGACGTTTCGCTCCCGGACCGGAGCGGGATCGATGTGATGTCCGACCTGCGCCTCGCGTCGCGCTGCGCGCCGATCATCCTCACGAGCGGCCGGGCCGAAGAGGACCTCCCGGAGCACGGCGCCGAGGGGTATCTGGCCAAGCCGTTCTCGCGGGACCAGCTCCTCTCGGCCGTGCGCGCCGCGACCGCCCTCACACCGCGGTGA
- a CDS encoding dihydrodipicolinate synthase family protein, with protein sequence MTAARPLDPLTLLRPRRKITGISAILLPFTESGDADWPGFASHCVRTADAGLTPAVNMDTGFVNLLAPEQKNEVLDATRSALAGKSFVAGAFVGDAPGAPFDLDGYRRAVAAIVQRGGTPVIFQSHGLTALPDTELLAAYEAIGRDCDSFIAFELGTMFAPFGRIYSADLFRGLLGIRKCSGAKHSSLRRESEWQRLVIRDAVRPDFKVYTGNDLGIDMVMYGSDYLLGLSTFAPEQFARRDVYWSSGDARFYELNDVLQYLGFLAFRAPVPAYKHSAAMFLKLQGRIGCDATHPRSPHRPGTDRELLRGIADQLGILV encoded by the coding sequence ATGACCGCTGCCCGACCGCTCGATCCGCTCACCTTGCTCCGTCCGCGACGGAAAATCACCGGCATTTCTGCCATCCTGCTCCCATTCACCGAGTCCGGCGACGCCGACTGGCCCGGCTTCGCGAGCCACTGCGTTCGCACGGCCGATGCGGGTCTGACACCGGCCGTGAATATGGACACGGGGTTCGTAAATCTTCTCGCACCCGAGCAAAAAAATGAGGTGCTAGACGCAACTCGTTCCGCTCTGGCCGGGAAATCTTTTGTCGCGGGCGCATTTGTCGGCGATGCTCCCGGAGCACCGTTCGATTTAGATGGGTACCGGCGCGCCGTCGCCGCAATCGTTCAGCGGGGCGGTACCCCGGTGATCTTTCAGAGCCACGGGTTAACCGCACTTCCCGATACTGAACTGCTCGCTGCGTATGAAGCCATCGGCCGGGACTGCGATTCGTTCATCGCGTTCGAGTTGGGCACGATGTTCGCCCCGTTCGGGCGAATCTACAGCGCGGACCTGTTCCGCGGACTTTTAGGGATTCGCAAATGTTCCGGGGCGAAGCACTCGTCCCTGCGGCGCGAGTCCGAGTGGCAGCGCCTCGTGATACGGGACGCGGTGCGCCCGGATTTTAAAGTGTATACGGGTAACGACCTCGGCATCGATATGGTGATGTACGGGAGCGATTATCTCCTGGGATTGAGTACGTTCGCCCCGGAACAGTTCGCCCGGCGGGACGTTTATTGGAGCAGCGGGGACGCACGGTTCTACGAATTGAACGACGTGTTGCAGTACTTGGGGTTCCTGGCGTTCCGCGCGCCGGTGCCCGCGTACAAGCACTCGGCGGCCATGTTCCTGAAACTGCAGGGGCGGATCGGGTGCGACGCCACGCACCCGCGCAGCCCGCACCGCCCGGGTACGGACCGCGAACTGCTACGCGGGATCGCCGACCAACTCGGAATTCTGGTTTGA
- a CDS encoding alpha,alpha-trehalase → MTLLTRGAGQWATSGEEPAREQIEDVSEGPMTTPEQRGYQPVLDYITGFWDRLFRFHPHDEGTLIGLPRAYLVPSVDPVRPLFQEMYYWDSYFSALGLVGTMHEWLVFDLVENMAALIERFGFVPNGTRYYFTSRSQPPFFTKLAKLAYDIKVARGDSDADEYLRHMTRLGVREHETCWLGEKHPHERRKYRGLSRYHDINYSHFLASCESGWDHSTRCDGDRPGSEAGRWMDFLPVCLNSILYTRERDFAEAMTRLGATTEANYWREAADARAATMRELMWDADRGFFCDFDWKAEARSPLPTLAGFYPLWAGLATQEQANEMVARWFPRFLLPGGLVTSLDSFPGRQWAYPNGWAPLQWIVVAGLDRYGFTAEANEVRRRWCDTCAHAFAASGTLVEKYNVAEPHREPEHGLYGLIEGFGWTNGVFVDFARALERGR, encoded by the coding sequence ATGACACTCCTGACGCGCGGCGCGGGGCAGTGGGCGACGAGTGGCGAAGAACCGGCCCGCGAACAAATTGAAGACGTGTCCGAGGGTCCGATGACGACGCCCGAGCAGCGCGGCTACCAACCGGTTCTGGATTACATCACCGGCTTCTGGGACCGCCTGTTCCGGTTCCACCCGCACGACGAGGGCACACTGATCGGGCTACCGCGTGCGTACCTGGTTCCGTCCGTGGACCCGGTGCGCCCGCTGTTCCAGGAAATGTACTACTGGGACAGTTACTTCAGCGCGCTGGGGCTGGTCGGCACGATGCACGAGTGGCTCGTGTTCGACCTGGTCGAGAACATGGCCGCTCTGATCGAGCGGTTCGGGTTCGTCCCGAACGGCACCCGGTACTACTTCACCTCCCGCAGCCAGCCGCCGTTCTTCACCAAACTCGCCAAGCTCGCGTATGACATCAAGGTCGCGCGGGGCGATTCCGACGCGGACGAGTACCTGCGCCACATGACGCGCCTGGGTGTCCGCGAGCACGAGACCTGCTGGCTGGGCGAAAAGCACCCGCACGAGCGCCGCAAGTACCGCGGGCTCTCGCGGTACCACGACATCAACTACAGTCACTTCCTGGCGTCGTGCGAGAGCGGCTGGGACCACTCGACGCGGTGCGACGGCGACCGCCCCGGGTCCGAGGCCGGGCGCTGGATGGACTTCCTGCCGGTGTGCCTCAACAGCATCCTCTACACGCGCGAGCGGGACTTCGCCGAGGCCATGACGCGCCTCGGGGCGACCACGGAAGCGAACTACTGGCGCGAAGCCGCCGACGCGCGGGCGGCGACGATGCGCGAGCTGATGTGGGACGCGGACCGCGGGTTCTTCTGCGACTTCGACTGGAAGGCCGAGGCGCGCTCGCCGCTCCCGACGCTCGCGGGCTTTTACCCGCTCTGGGCCGGGCTCGCGACCCAGGAGCAGGCCAACGAAATGGTCGCGCGCTGGTTCCCGCGGTTCCTGCTGCCGGGCGGCCTGGTGACGTCGCTGGACTCGTTCCCGGGCCGGCAGTGGGCGTACCCGAACGGCTGGGCGCCGTTGCAGTGGATCGTGGTGGCGGGCCTGGACCGTTACGGCTTTACAGCCGAAGCGAATGAGGTCCGGCGCCGGTGGTGCGACACCTGCGCGCACGCCTTCGCCGCGTCCGGCACGCTGGTGGAGAAGTACAACGTGGCCGAACCGCACCGCGAACCGGAACACGGCCTGTACGGGCTAATCGAGGGCTTCGGCTGGACCAACGGCGTGTTCGTGGACTTCGCCCGCGCGCTCGAACGCGGTCGGTAG
- the glgX gene encoding glycogen debranching protein GlgX translates to MRVWPGRPYPLGATWDGVGVNFALFSENATAVDLCLFEGPGLVEQRIPLRERTDQVWHCYLPDALPGLLYGIRASGPYEPEKGLRFNPHKLLFDPYAKAVGRELTWHDALFGYTIGQDDTTFDTRDSSAFAPLAAVTDTAFTWGTDRRPARPWHETLIYELHVKGFTKKMPGVPDHMRGTYAGIGSEAALDHLKKLNVTAVELLPVHYRADDRHLMDRGLSNYWGYNTLGFFAPDPRFSTNPRDPSAAVREFKSMVRSLHSIGVEVILDVVYNHTAEGNQMGPTLSFRGLDNPSYYFLSPEHPRYYMDFTACGNSPNMRHPRVLQLVMDSLRYWVEEMHVDGFRFDLAPTLARELAEVDKLGSFFDIIHQDPVLSRVKLIAEPWDIGPGGYMVGNFPVGWTEWNGEYRDAVRGFWAGKDVSTRLLAHRLTGSGDLYERTGRRPYASINFVTCHDGFTLRDLVSYEQKHNLANGEDNRDGHNDNRNWNCGHEGPTDDPKVVARRARQRRNMFATLMLSQGVPMILAGDEFGHTQQGNNNTYCQDSDLTWLDWGAVDGEFLTFARAVAQIWRAQPVLQRRTFFQGRPIRGEGVADVSWFRPNGHELTDAEWEEPHKCLGMRLAGDLIRETDEYGEPVVGDTLLVLMNAGTKLVRFVLPATNPEHVWELMFDTADDGTPAATHAGGAKYELKDHTLAVFRTRPESPPSTEVAALHRAARRV, encoded by the coding sequence ATGCGCGTGTGGCCCGGGAGACCGTACCCACTCGGAGCGACGTGGGACGGTGTGGGTGTGAACTTCGCCCTCTTCAGCGAGAACGCGACCGCGGTCGACCTGTGCCTGTTTGAAGGCCCCGGGCTGGTGGAGCAGCGCATTCCGCTGCGCGAGCGCACCGACCAAGTGTGGCACTGCTACCTGCCGGACGCGCTCCCCGGTCTGCTTTACGGCATCCGCGCATCCGGCCCCTACGAGCCGGAAAAGGGGCTACGGTTCAACCCGCACAAGCTCCTCTTCGATCCGTATGCGAAAGCCGTTGGCCGCGAACTCACGTGGCACGACGCCCTCTTCGGTTACACCATCGGCCAGGACGATACCACCTTCGACACTCGCGACAGTTCGGCGTTCGCCCCACTCGCCGCAGTCACGGACACGGCCTTCACGTGGGGCACCGATCGCCGCCCGGCCCGCCCGTGGCACGAGACGCTCATTTACGAACTGCACGTAAAGGGGTTCACCAAGAAGATGCCCGGCGTGCCCGACCACATGCGCGGCACCTATGCGGGCATCGGCTCGGAAGCGGCGCTCGACCACCTGAAGAAGCTCAACGTGACCGCGGTGGAACTGCTCCCGGTCCACTACCGCGCGGACGACCGGCACCTGATGGATAGAGGGCTCTCGAACTACTGGGGGTACAACACGCTCGGGTTCTTCGCCCCGGACCCGCGCTTCAGCACCAACCCGCGTGACCCGAGCGCCGCGGTGCGCGAGTTCAAGTCGATGGTGCGTTCGCTGCACTCGATCGGGGTCGAGGTGATCCTCGACGTGGTGTACAACCACACGGCCGAGGGCAACCAGATGGGGCCGACGCTCTCGTTCCGCGGGCTCGACAACCCGAGCTACTACTTCCTCTCGCCCGAGCACCCGCGCTACTACATGGACTTCACCGCGTGCGGGAACAGCCCCAACATGCGGCACCCGCGTGTTCTACAACTCGTGATGGACAGCCTGCGGTACTGGGTCGAGGAGATGCACGTCGACGGGTTCCGCTTCGACCTCGCGCCCACGCTCGCGCGCGAACTGGCGGAGGTCGATAAGCTCGGCTCGTTCTTCGACATCATTCACCAGGATCCGGTGCTGTCGCGCGTGAAGCTGATCGCCGAGCCGTGGGACATCGGCCCCGGCGGGTACATGGTGGGCAACTTCCCGGTGGGGTGGACCGAGTGGAACGGCGAGTACCGCGACGCGGTCCGCGGGTTCTGGGCCGGAAAGGACGTTTCCACCCGGTTGCTCGCGCACCGGCTCACCGGGTCCGGCGACCTTTACGAGCGCACCGGGCGCCGGCCCTACGCGAGCATCAACTTCGTGACCTGTCACGACGGGTTCACACTGCGGGATCTGGTGAGCTACGAGCAGAAGCACAATCTGGCGAACGGCGAGGACAACCGCGACGGGCACAACGACAACCGCAACTGGAACTGTGGGCACGAGGGGCCAACGGACGATCCCAAAGTGGTCGCCCGACGCGCACGCCAGCGCCGAAACATGTTCGCGACGCTCATGCTCAGCCAGGGCGTGCCGATGATTCTGGCCGGGGACGAGTTCGGCCACACGCAACAGGGGAACAACAACACGTACTGCCAGGACAGCGATCTAACTTGGCTCGATTGGGGCGCCGTGGACGGCGAATTCCTGACATTCGCGCGGGCCGTCGCGCAAATCTGGCGCGCCCAGCCCGTTCTCCAGCGGCGAACGTTTTTCCAGGGGCGCCCGATCCGCGGCGAGGGCGTGGCGGACGTGTCGTGGTTCCGCCCCAACGGGCACGAGCTGACCGACGCGGAATGGGAAGAGCCGCACAAGTGTCTTGGCATGCGATTGGCTGGCGACCTGATCCGCGAAACCGATGAGTACGGCGAGCCGGTCGTCGGGGACACGCTCCTGGTACTCATGAACGCGGGCACGAAATTGGTCCGGTTCGTGCTTCCAGCAACCAACCCGGAGCACGTGTGGGAACTGATGTTCGACACGGCCGACGACGGCACCCCGGCCGCGACCCACGCCGGGGGAGCGAAGTACGAGTTAAAGGACCACACACTGGCGGTATTCCGCACTAGGCCGGAATCGCCCCCGAGCACGGAAGTGGCCGCTCTCCACAGGGCCGCCCGGCGCGTATAA
- a CDS encoding FAD-dependent oxidoreductase → MPNTSSVWSLENPVRAGAPLAGNTRYDVCVIGGGIAGLTTAYLLASEGKSVVVLDAKPTVAGGETEFTTAHLAWVIDDRFARVASIRGDDTAALAAKSHLAAINLIEEIIKRENIACDFRRTDGYLFPGARGGDEVIRDEVVALTRLGLIFERVDQVPFPASATGPALRFPDNGQFHPLKYLSEIAALIRKNGGAIHTDTQVVKVENGSPCVAHTKSGHAVTADAIVVATNTPFDAGLSLHFKLAAYITYAIALEVPAGYVPPVLLWDTEDPYHYVRTAHGTGTEFLIVGGEDHKTGQAQDQQERWDRLEAWARKRFPEAGPVRHHWSGQVFETPDGLGLIGRAPGFRDNLYVITGDSGMGMTHGTLGARLVTDLILGRTSEFAGVYSPSRWMPGALKTLLEENANLAAQYGDWLTGGEVKSAAEIPPGHGAIIRHGLSKSAAYKDDKGQVHEMSAVCPHLGGIVQWNPGEKSWDCPCHGSRFSCKGEVQHGPAVEGLKVIEKT, encoded by the coding sequence ATGCCTAACACCAGTTCCGTTTGGTCGCTCGAGAACCCCGTTCGGGCCGGCGCTCCGCTCGCAGGAAATACGCGATACGACGTGTGCGTCATCGGCGGCGGCATCGCCGGTTTGACGACCGCGTACCTGCTCGCTTCCGAGGGCAAGTCGGTTGTCGTTCTCGATGCGAAACCCACCGTTGCTGGCGGCGAGACGGAATTCACGACCGCTCACCTCGCGTGGGTGATTGATGACCGGTTCGCCCGCGTCGCGTCGATTCGCGGTGACGACACTGCGGCGCTGGCGGCGAAGAGTCATCTGGCCGCTATCAACTTGATCGAAGAGATCATCAAACGCGAAAACATCGCCTGCGACTTCCGCCGAACGGACGGGTACCTGTTCCCCGGCGCCCGCGGGGGCGACGAGGTGATTCGGGACGAAGTGGTCGCGCTCACGCGCCTCGGGCTCATCTTCGAGCGCGTGGACCAAGTTCCGTTCCCGGCAAGCGCGACCGGTCCCGCACTGCGATTCCCCGATAACGGCCAATTCCACCCGCTGAAGTACCTGAGCGAGATCGCCGCGCTGATTCGCAAAAATGGCGGCGCGATTCACACCGACACACAGGTGGTGAAGGTGGAGAACGGCTCCCCCTGCGTCGCGCACACGAAGTCGGGCCACGCGGTCACCGCGGACGCGATCGTCGTCGCGACTAACACGCCGTTCGATGCGGGGCTGTCGCTCCACTTCAAACTCGCTGCGTACATCACCTACGCCATCGCCCTCGAAGTGCCAGCGGGATACGTGCCGCCCGTGCTCCTTTGGGACACCGAAGACCCGTACCACTACGTCCGCACCGCACACGGAACCGGCACCGAGTTCCTGATCGTCGGCGGCGAGGACCACAAGACGGGCCAGGCGCAGGACCAACAAGAGCGGTGGGACCGTTTAGAAGCATGGGCGCGAAAACGGTTCCCCGAAGCCGGTCCGGTTCGGCACCACTGGTCCGGGCAGGTGTTTGAGACGCCCGACGGGTTGGGGCTAATCGGCCGGGCGCCGGGGTTCCGCGACAACCTCTATGTGATTACTGGCGACTCGGGCATGGGCATGACACACGGTACCCTCGGCGCGCGGCTCGTCACGGACCTCATCCTCGGTCGGACGAGCGAGTTCGCCGGGGTGTATTCGCCGTCGCGCTGGATGCCGGGCGCGCTGAAAACGCTGCTCGAAGAGAACGCGAACCTCGCGGCGCAATACGGTGATTGGCTCACCGGTGGTGAGGTGAAATCGGCGGCCGAGATCCCCCCCGGGCACGGCGCGATCATCCGCCACGGCCTGAGCAAGAGCGCGGCTTACAAGGACGACAAGGGGCAGGTCCACGAGATGTCCGCGGTGTGCCCCCACCTGGGCGGCATCGTTCAGTGGAACCCGGGCGAGAAATCGTGGGACTGCCCGTGTCACGGCTCGCGGTTCAGTTGCAAGGGAGAAGTACAACACGGCCCGGCTGTCGAAGGGCTGAAAGTGATCGAAAAGACCTGA
- a CDS encoding Gfo/Idh/MocA family protein, with amino-acid sequence MSAKKVRFAVVGTGWFAQEAILPAFPNAANAELAAIVSGDPVKQKEVGEQYGVPAYEYEQYGDLLESGTIDAVYIALPNSMHKEYTVRAAKERIHVLCEKPMAATAAECRAMIDACNDAGVKLMIAYRLHFESANLLAIEHIKDGKIGEPRVFNSVFTQQVQEGNTRLDAHLAGHPLMDIGIYCINAARYLFQDDPIEVTAFSASNNETRFREVPELVTAVMRFPKGRLATFTCGFGESKVSEYRVVGTAGDLKMDPAYTFHGDITMRLTDKDGKTKEAQFPERDQIGAEIAYFSDCVLNNREPEPNGLEGLTDLTIIEAIEKSCATGRAVKLDPAPAKPRPSLTQEYKLPKLEVPELVNASSPGG; translated from the coding sequence ATGAGCGCGAAAAAGGTGCGGTTCGCGGTGGTCGGCACCGGGTGGTTCGCACAAGAAGCGATTCTGCCCGCGTTCCCGAACGCGGCGAACGCGGAACTTGCTGCGATCGTTTCCGGTGACCCGGTAAAGCAGAAAGAGGTTGGTGAACAGTACGGCGTCCCGGCCTACGAGTACGAGCAGTACGGCGACCTGCTCGAGAGCGGCACCATCGACGCGGTGTACATCGCGTTGCCCAACTCCATGCACAAGGAGTACACGGTTCGGGCCGCGAAGGAGCGCATTCATGTGCTCTGCGAAAAGCCGATGGCCGCGACCGCCGCCGAGTGCCGCGCGATGATCGACGCCTGCAACGACGCGGGCGTGAAACTGATGATCGCGTACCGGCTTCACTTCGAGTCCGCGAACCTCCTCGCCATCGAGCACATCAAGGACGGCAAGATCGGCGAACCGCGTGTGTTCAACTCGGTGTTCACGCAGCAGGTACAGGAGGGCAACACCCGACTCGATGCGCACCTCGCGGGGCACCCGCTCATGGACATCGGGATCTACTGCATCAACGCCGCGCGGTACTTGTTCCAGGACGATCCCATTGAAGTCACCGCGTTCAGCGCGAGCAACAACGAGACGCGGTTCCGCGAGGTACCAGAACTGGTGACCGCGGTCATGCGGTTCCCGAAGGGGCGGCTCGCGACGTTCACCTGTGGGTTCGGCGAGTCGAAGGTGTCCGAGTACCGCGTCGTCGGCACCGCGGGCGATCTGAAGATGGACCCCGCCTACACGTTTCACGGCGACATCACCATGCGCCTCACGGACAAGGACGGCAAAACGAAAGAAGCGCAGTTCCCGGAGCGCGACCAGATCGGGGCGGAGATCGCGTACTTCTCCGACTGCGTTTTGAACAACCGCGAGCCCGAACCGAACGGCCTCGAAGGGTTGACCGACCTCACCATCATTGAGGCTATCGAGAAGTCGTGCGCGACCGGGCGCGCCGTCAAATTAGATCCGGCCCCCGCGAAGCCGCGCCCGTCGCTCACGCAGGAGTACAAGTTACCGAAACTCGAAGTGCCGGAGTTGGTCAACGCCTCCTCGCCGGGCGGGTGA